The following is a genomic window from Terriglobales bacterium.
TCGTCGCCTCGATGGCGTGGAGCTTTTGTCCGCCGGCGATGCTGGCGCGATTGCGGCCGCGCTGCACTTCGGCGCCGAAGGCGCGCAGCGCCAGCTCGCCGTGATCGCGCGTGGGCAGCGGCTCCTCGACCGTGGTCTCGCCCTCGGCCAGCAGTCCGGCAAACAGCACGCAGCTCTTCACCTGGGCGCTCGCCACAGGCATTTTGTAGTGAATGGAGCGCAGGCGCGCGCCTGGGGTGGGGGGAAAGATGTGCAGCGGCGGGCGCTCGCCCTCGGCCGACGTTACTTCAGCGCCCATCGCGGTCAGCGGCGCGATGATGCGCGCCATCGGGCGCCGCGTGAGCGAGGCGTCGCCGCGCAGTTCGCTGGTGAAGTCCTGCCCCGCCAGGATTCCCGCCAGCATGCGCATGGTCGAGCCGGAGTTGCCGCAGTCCAGCGCCGCCGCCGGAGCGGACAGCCGCGGCCCGCGGCCTTCGATGTGGACGACGCTGCCCTCGCGCCGCACCCGCACGCCGAGCGCTTGCACGCAGGCCAGTGTGCTGGCGCAATCGGCGCCGCTGGAGAAATTTTCAAAGCGGCTGCTGCCTTCGGCGAGCGCGCCCAGCATGGCGTAGCGGTGCGAAATGGACTTGTCGCCCGGCAGACGTACGCTCCCCGCCACCCGCCGCGCGGGCTGAACCGTTTCGATCACGCCGACTTGCGCCATAGCAGAGTTGCCTGACCCCTGCGATTTTATTTGCCGCCGGTCACAGCGGCGAGGCCAACTAAGCGGCCTCGGCATCATCTTACTTTGCAGCGCGGCGGTGACTACGCTGCGCGGCGTGAACCCAGGTCCTCAGAGTCCCCTGCCTCCGAGCCGGTCCCCGCAACAGAAAAACGGACGGTGTTTCATGGTCCCACGGGCCAGACTGGTTCTTCCTCCTCCAGCTCTTTGTTTGATTCTTACCCTGGCCGCTGCGGCGCAGATGGGAAGCACGCTCACGGTGAA
Proteins encoded in this region:
- the aroA gene encoding 3-phosphoshikimate 1-carboxyvinyltransferase, which produces MAQVGVIETVQPARRVAGSVRLPGDKSISHRYAMLGALAEGSSRFENFSSGADCASTLACVQALGVRVRREGSVVHIEGRGPRLSAPAAALDCGNSGSTMRMLAGILAGQDFTSELRGDASLTRRPMARIIAPLTAMGAEVTSAEGERPPLHIFPPTPGARLRSIHYKMPVASAQVKSCVLFAGLLAEGETTVEEPLPTRDHGELALRAFGAEVQRGRNRASIAGGQKLHAIEATIPGDISSAAFFLCAAAALPGSTLIVDDVLLNPTRALLLEVLGAMGAAISVLRVEERNFELVGTVKIQGRGLSGISLKGAQTAVLIDELPVLAAIAPLTRDGITISDARELRVKESDRIAAVAENLRRMGAQVQEREDGLRVPGAQRLRGAEIDSAGDHRIAMAFAVAALAADGESTIQGADAARISYPEFFPTLNSLAER